TTCCCTGTCCACGCTGATACCGTGCTCCTGCGCGATCTCCACACTCAACTCGAGGGGGAATCCATAGGTGTCCCAGAACTTGAAAACATCGTCATTCATAAGGCAGGTGCGGTTCTGCGCTTTTGCGTCGGCAATGGCCTTTTCACACAGGTTTATGCCCGCGTCAAGCGTATCGTTGAATCTCTCCTCTTCGTTCCTGATCACATCGAGCACAAGCTTACGGTTCGCCACCAGCTCGGGGTATACCGTTCCCATCTTCTCGATCACCACCTCGGCCATCTCGCCCATGAATGGCTTGTTCAGGCCGAGCTTGCGTCCCATGAAACAGGCGCGCCTGAGTATGCGCCTGAGCACATAGCCCCTGCCCTCATTGGAAGGCAGCAGGCCGTCAGCGATCAGGAACGTTATTCCCCTGCTGTGCTCCGCAATGATCTTGATCATCCGATCAATAGTCTCATCTTTCCCCTCGCGCACGGAAGCAATGCGACATATTTTTTCGAGGAGGGAAGTGAACAGGTCTGTAGAATACACGGAAGGATTGCCGTTGCAGACGGCCACGATACGCTCCAGCCCCATGCCGGTATCGATATTGGGTTTGGGCAGAAGCGTTCTCTTGCCGTCTTTAGTCTGGTTGTACTGCATGAAGACCAGGTTCCATATCTCCGAGAAGCGGCTGCAGCTGCAGGAAGGATCGCATTCAGGCTTGCCGCAGCCGGCATCTTTGCCGAAATCGTAGTGTATCTCGCTGCAGGGGCCGCAGGGACCACTGTCCCCTGCCGGGCCCCAGAAATTCTCTTTCTCGCCCATTCTGATTATTCTATTGACGGGGATACCTATCTGTCTCCAGATGAAATGTGCTTCGTCATCGTCCAGGTAAACGGTTATCCAGAGCTTTTCTGCGGGCAGGCGCAACTTTTTGGTAACAAACTCCCAACTCCACTTAATGGCGTCTTCCTTGAAGTAGTCACCTACGCTGAAGTTGCCCAGCATCTCGAAAAACGTCAGGTGCTTGCTATCGCCGACAGAATCAACGTCAGTGGTCCTGAAGCACTTCTGGCAGGACGTCAGCCGCCGGCCGGGCGGCACGGCCTGTCCCAGGAAGTACGGTTTTACCTGCACCATGCCGGCCGTGGTCAGCAGCAGTGTGGGATCACCGTGGGGTATCAAAGAAGAGCTCGGTATGACCTTATGTTTCTTCTCCACGAAAAAACTCAGGAAGGCTTCGCGTATGTCTTTGCTGTTCACAGGTAAACTCCTCGCAGCATTTTAGTGGAGTAAAAGCACTTAAGTCAATTGGCACGGGCGCACCTGAAGGTACGCCCCTACAAAAGATTATGTAGGGGCAGGTTTTCAAACCCGCCCGCGTCTCTTTTTAACAAGTCCGATAACATGTGTTACAATCATAAAACCGAGGAGACTGATATGCCTGTTTATGAGTACTGGTGCCCCGACTGCAAAACGCGGCAGGAGATATTGCTCCAGCGTTTCAACAGCGATACTCCCCCCTGCCCCAAGTGCGGGGGTAATTCGCTGCAGCGCAGGTTTTCCACGTTCATGATGCAAAAGTCATACAAAGCAGTATATGACGACATACTCGGGGATTCGCAGATGATGCGCGGTATGATGAACAATGATCCCCAGGCGCTGGCCGCATGGAACAACAAGATGAGCGGCGGTGAGCCCGTCGCCCCCGAATACCAGGAGACACTGGAGAGGATGGAGCGCGGTGAGGTGCCTTCGCTTCCGGCGGAGGGCGGGGAAGCCATAGGCTGAATTCAACTTTAAACAGGAGCCGGTGAATGCCGATTTACGAGTATATCTGCCACAATTGTAAAAAGAAGGTGGGCATCTTTATGCGGCTGTCCGCCTTGCAGCAGGATCCCGCCTGCCCAGTCTGCGGTGGGACCGGCCTGCGCAGGATTTTCTCCAGCTTTGCTGTAGTTAAATCGACCGCTCAGGTTCACGAAGAGAGCGGCGAGCCGGGGCCGGGCATGTCGGCTGACTACTATAAAGACCCCCGCAACATCGGCCGCAGCCTGGAAAATCAGTTTAAAAATATGAATATGGAGATACCTTCGGAGATACGGGACAGCATCGACAAGGCGCGGGAGGGCGTGCTCCCCGACTCTTTGCGGGACCTGGATAGTGCAAGCTCGGATTCTGCGTACAGTTGACGCCAACATCAACCGTGTCAGCGAGGGGCTGCGCGTCCTCGAAGACGTATCCAGATTTGTACTTGAGGATGAAGATACCACCCGCCAGCTCAAGTCCATACGCCACCAGATCAACAACCTGGCCCGCGGCCTGGGCATACGCCTGCTGCTAAGCAGGGATTCGGAGGGTGACATCGGGGCCGCCGGCGATCTAATCAAGGAGCACAGCGACCTCAACTCCATCGTCAGAGCCAATGCCAAAAGGGCTCAGGAAGGGTTGCGCGTGCTGGAGGAACTGACCAAACTGCCCGAGTTGAAAGACGCGACCCCCGCCGATGAGATCAGAAAATCGAGATACCTTGTATACACTATAGAGATCAGCCTCATATCGCAGCTGCCCGAACATAAAAAAGAACGCGCCGGAGATTAGGTATTTCTGCCTACCCGCTTCTGGTTGACTTTAGTCGTTCCCGCTGGTACAATCCCACATTTGGTGGGCCCGTGCCTGTCAGGCCTGTGGCCACAACTAAAATTCAAATTAGGAGGTACTATGGTACAAATTCCCCCGATCTTCTGGGTCGTACCTATTGCCGGTATAGTGACGGTGATATTTGCCATCTGGTTGGCGATCAGCGTCATGAGACGGCCGACGGGCACACCGCAGATGAAAGAAATCGGCGACATGATTTTTGAGGGTGCGTGGGCCTTTCTTAAGAGGCAATACGGCACCATCGCCATCTATTCGGTGATAGTAGCTGTCATCATCGGCGTAATCGTAGGCGTTCTGCCGCCGGAGGAAGCTCTACAGAAGGCCGGCTATGATCCCTTTTCGATCGGCTGGCACACCGGCCTCGCTTTCCTGGTCGGCGCAATCTGCTCCGGCA
This genomic window from Dehalococcoidia bacterium contains:
- a CDS encoding zinc ribbon domain-containing protein, which translates into the protein MPVYEYWCPDCKTRQEILLQRFNSDTPPCPKCGGNSLQRRFSTFMMQKSYKAVYDDILGDSQMMRGMMNNDPQALAAWNNKMSGGEPVAPEYQETLERMERGEVPSLPAEGGEAIG
- a CDS encoding zinc ribbon domain-containing protein produces the protein MPIYEYICHNCKKKVGIFMRLSALQQDPACPVCGGTGLRRIFSSFAVVKSTAQVHEESGEPGPGMSADYYKDPRNIGRSLENQFKNMNMEIPSEIRDSIDKAREGVLPDSLRDLDSASSDSAYS
- a CDS encoding thiamine-phosphate pyrophosphorylase — protein: MQARILRTVDANINRVSEGLRVLEDVSRFVLEDEDTTRQLKSIRHQINNLARGLGIRLLLSRDSEGDIGAAGDLIKEHSDLNSIVRANAKRAQEGLRVLEELTKLPELKDATPADEIRKSRYLVYTIEISLISQLPEHKKERAGD